The DNA window GCAGGTCATTTAGTAAGTGGGGAATATTTAAAACAGCTGATGGCATATTTAGACAATAAAGAAGTTACCTTGAATATTATTTCAAAATCTGGAACAACGACAGAGCCAGCCATTGCATTCCGGTTTTTACAGCAATACATGGAGAAAAGATATGGCAATCAAGCTGCATCCCGAATACTAGTCACTACGGATGAAGAGAAAGGTGCCTTGCGGACATTAGCAATAGAAAAAGGCTATAGGCGCTATGTCATCCCCGGTAACATTGGAGGAAGATATTCTGTCTTCACTGCAGTCGGTTTATTGCCTATTGCAGCAGCAGGTCATGATATCGAAAAACTAATAAATGGTGCAAGAGAAGCAGAGAAGGAATTTGGAGTATTTGATACAAATTCAAATCCTGCCATTCAATATGCAGTCATCCGCAATTATTTATATGATGCGGGTTACCCAGTCGAAATCATGGCAACGTTTGATGAAAAGTTGATTTATGTCCAGGAATGGTTGAAGCAATTATTTGGAGAAAGTGAAGGAAAAGACGGGAAAGGAATTTTCCCTACATCTGTCCTTTATTCAACCGACCTGCATTCCTTAGGCCAATACATTCAGGATGGAAAACGCATGTTATTTGAATCGTTTTTAATGGTGGAAAAGCCTGCAGGTGATTTGACAGTTTTTGAAGCAGAAAATGACGGAGATGAATTGAACTATTTGAGTGGCCTTACACTGCATGAATTTAACTTGGCATGTCATGAAGCAACCAAAACGGCACATCTTGCTGGAGGCGTGCCACAAATATCACTCACATTCGAACAACTAGATGAACAACATTTAGGCCACCTCT is part of the Psychrobacillus sp. FSL H8-0483 genome and encodes:
- a CDS encoding glucose-6-phosphate isomerase translates to MNILVNYSGDYLQLLTPELENKLQAIHLGIHTKSAEGADYLGWAEWPGSISPAFLQDIKETAERIRSTSDVLVVIGIGGSYLGSKAVIEALSTPFQNSNDLEVIFAGHLVSGEYLKQLMAYLDNKEVTLNIISKSGTTTEPAIAFRFLQQYMEKRYGNQAASRILVTTDEEKGALRTLAIEKGYRRYVIPGNIGGRYSVFTAVGLLPIAAAGHDIEKLINGAREAEKEFGVFDTNSNPAIQYAVIRNYLYDAGYPVEIMATFDEKLIYVQEWLKQLFGESEGKDGKGIFPTSVLYSTDLHSLGQYIQDGKRMLFESFLMVEKPAGDLTVFEAENDGDELNYLSGLTLHEFNLACHEATKTAHLAGGVPQISLTFEQLDEQHLGHLLYFYMMACAYSAYLLDINPFDQPGVEDYKSNIFKILNKPGYILL